A genomic segment from Verrucomicrobiota bacterium encodes:
- a CDS encoding PEP-CTERM sorting domain-containing protein (PEP-CTERM proteins occur, often in large numbers, in the proteomes of bacteria that also encode an exosortase, a predicted intramembrane cysteine proteinase. The presence of a PEP-CTERM domain at a protein's C-terminus predicts cleavage within the sorting domain, followed by covalent anchoring to some some component of the (usually Gram-negative) cell surface. Many PEP-CTERM proteins exhibit an unusual sequence composition that includes large numbers of potential glycosylation sites. Expression of one such protein has been shown restore the ability of a bacterium to form floc, a type of biofilm.), with protein QLFFGSNDSGLSAQQRSQIVFADFPGDETIQLADGEVVPVPEPAAIAATLGLAALIGWRERRRIISISKKMQRLSKAVLPD; from the coding sequence TCAATTGTTCTTCGGATCCAATGATAGTGGCCTCTCCGCCCAGCAACGTTCCCAGATTGTTTTTGCCGACTTCCCAGGCGATGAGACAATCCAGCTGGCCGACGGCGAAGTCGTTCCTGTCCCAGAACCCGCCGCTATTGCAGCCACCCTTGGCTTGGCCGCACTCATCGGTTGGAGAGAACGCAGGCGTATTATCTCCATCTCGAAAAAGATGCAGCGTCTCTCAAAGGCTGTTCTCCCAGACTAG